One Fusobacterium ulcerans DNA segment encodes these proteins:
- a CDS encoding antitoxin: MDNIIMTVGTSLVENYIANNPKKENITKEDILGYYEKENMNDLRDRRYGAEIMALENLTEKKIFSGKRIFLIIHETENGKLAGDVLEEFILKKNIAKIVEKRIIHNLNKRNHKEFKTIGLKGLTEEIRNIVNKIGNSLNVSVCTVGGYKAEIFLVGLMAQLLHLKSYFMFDEFNEVTEISPLPMKIDYDFYLENKEFFKLIERKEKVKESEIKDILVKSPYLKNFIEFDEEDGEVYAEFSAMGEFYMKRMTSTSNLPLSTSKHSPSDKEMPGSIPVTDELENIVNSLKCSPYVEKLKVVYYNPDRNIAFSKFSLAQNYHEQMIVSLEYKCEKGVAGIDLYTVGGTEKVMKSLVAYFNENFLD; encoded by the coding sequence ATGGATAACATTATTATGACTGTGGGAACTAGTCTTGTAGAAAACTACATTGCTAACAACCCAAAGAAAGAAAATATAACCAAAGAAGATATACTTGGGTACTATGAAAAAGAAAATATGAATGACTTAAGAGATAGAAGATATGGAGCAGAAATAATGGCTCTTGAAAATCTTACAGAGAAAAAAATATTTTCTGGAAAGAGAATATTTTTAATAATTCATGAAACTGAAAATGGAAAATTGGCTGGAGATGTCCTTGAAGAGTTCATTCTTAAAAAGAATATAGCTAAAATAGTAGAAAAAAGAATTATTCATAATTTGAACAAAAGAAATCATAAAGAATTTAAAACTATTGGTCTTAAAGGGCTTACAGAAGAGATAAGAAACATAGTTAATAAAATAGGAAATAGTTTAAATGTCAGTGTGTGCACAGTGGGAGGATACAAGGCAGAAATATTTCTAGTAGGGCTTATGGCACAGCTTTTACACTTGAAATCATACTTTATGTTTGATGAATTTAATGAAGTGACAGAAATATCTCCTTTGCCAATGAAGATAGATTATGACTTTTATTTAGAGAATAAAGAATTTTTTAAATTGATAGAAAGAAAAGAAAAAGTTAAAGAATCTGAGATTAAGGATATTTTAGTAAAAAGTCCTTATTTGAAAAATTTTATAGAATTTGATGAGGAAGATGGAGAAGTTTATGCAGAATTTTCAGCTATGGGAGAATTTTACATGAAGAGAATGACCTCAACAAGCAATCTTCCTTTAAGTACAAGCAAACATTCACCATCAGATAAAGAGATGCCTGGAAGTATACCAGTAACTGATGAGTTGGAAAATATAGTAAATTCATTGAAATGTTCACCATATGTTGAAAAATTAAAAGTTGTATATTATAATCCAGACAGAAATATAGCTTTTTCTAAATTTTCTCTAGCTCAAAATTATCATGAACAGATGATAGTAAGCTTAGAATATAAATGTGAAAAAGGAGTGGCTGGAATAGATCTATATACAGTAGGTGGAACAGAAAAGGTGATGAAATCACTGGTAGCTTATTTTAATGAAAACTTTTTAGATTAG
- the coaE gene encoding dephospho-CoA kinase (Dephospho-CoA kinase (CoaE) performs the final step in coenzyme A biosynthesis.): MIVGLTGGIASGKSTVSKFFKELGLEILDADELVKEVSQRKDTIDKIAEVFGRDILDGEGKIIREKLREKAFENRELLKKLNGIIHPQVIEIFVEKKKETPKESIVIFDIPLLYEAEMENLCDKIIVVYVERELQTKRVMERDNNSRELAEKIIEAQMDLEEKVKRADIVINNNSTLEDLKNQVNVVYCNLQKIKM; the protein is encoded by the coding sequence ATGATTGTGGGTCTGACAGGTGGAATAGCAAGTGGAAAATCCACAGTAAGCAAATTTTTTAAGGAATTAGGTCTTGAGATATTAGATGCTGATGAATTAGTAAAGGAAGTCAGTCAAAGAAAGGATACCATTGATAAAATAGCAGAGGTTTTTGGAAGGGACATTCTTGATGGAGAAGGTAAAATAATAAGAGAAAAATTGAGAGAAAAAGCTTTTGAAAACAGAGAGCTGTTAAAAAAGTTAAATGGAATAATACATCCACAGGTTATAGAAATATTTGTAGAAAAAAAGAAAGAGACGCCGAAAGAATCTATTGTCATTTTTGATATTCCTCTTTTGTATGAAGCTGAAATGGAAAATTTATGTGATAAAATAATTGTAGTATATGTGGAAAGAGAATTACAGACAAAGAGAGTAATGGAAAGAGATAATAACAGCAGAGAACTGGCAGAAAAAATAATAGAAGCACAAATGGATTTGGAAGAGAAAGTAAAGAGAGCAGATATTGTAATAAATAATAATAGTACACTGGAAGATTTAAAAAATCAGGTAAATGTGGTATACTGTAATCTGCAAAAAATAAAAATGTGA